Part of the Paenibacillus sp. YPG26 genome, CTCTGTAGGGCGTGGCGGTGCCACGCCCATTAAGCTTGTACTGGCAGGAGCGGCCACTACGGCCGCCCTCTCCTCGCTGGTCACCGCCATCATGATCCCCCGCTCTTATGTCATGGATCAATTCAGATTCTGGCAGGTGGGGAGCGTTGGTTCGGCTTCCTGGAGTGCCATTGCCACGTTTACCCCGTTCCTGCTCATTGGGGTTCTGATCGCGATCTTTACAGCTCCGGCATTGAATGCGCTGGCACTTGGAGACGAGGTTGCGACCGGACAGGGCGTTCGAACGGGAACCCTTAGACTGGTATCGGCTCTTGCGGGTGTTCTACTGTGCGGCGCAGCTACTGCGCTGGCAGGCCCTATTGGTTTTGTTGGTCTCCTATCTACGCATGTCATCCGCCTTATTCTTGGGCCTGACTTGCGTTTTGTTATCCCTATGTCCGCTATATCAGGAGCCATTATTCTGACTATAGCCGATATATGCGGCAGGCTCCTCGGCAGCCCCGGAGAGCTTGAGGTTGGCGTGGTCACCGCATTTATTGGGGCTCCCATCCTCATTATCCTAGCTATGAAATCGAAAGTGCGATCACTATGAATAATCCATCTATTGAATTTATTATGGCGGGCCGTCGCCGGAGACGCCGCCGCTGGATCCTTGTTACCAGCCTGCTGGCGGCACTCTCATGTATTCTTTGCGTCGCGATGCTTTTACTGGGGAGCACCATCTACCCGGTTGAGGATGTCATCCGCGTGCTTACGGGAGAGCATATCAAGGGCGCGTCTTTTGCCGTAAATACCATACGTCTTCCAAGAATGCTGGCAGGACTATTTGCCGGATTTGCCTTCGGGGTGGCCGGCTATACCTTCCAGACCATGCTGCGCAATCCCCTTGCGAACCCGAATGTTATCGGGATTACGTCCGGGTCCAGCGCGGCAGCCGTCTTCTGCATCATCATTCTTCAC contains:
- a CDS encoding iron ABC transporter permease, translated to MSSISGTGKERLKPHTPARFTLILVICLVLLGVCALASLVLGSRLVAIDELLNGLFHLNVDSYEANVVRKRISRTVFSLMCGAALGVSGALMQSVTRNPIADPSILGVNTGASLFVVCGIAFLNISTANQYIWLALAGAAITAVFVFGVGSVGRGGATPIKLVLAGAATTAALSSLVTAIMIPRSYVMDQFRFWQVGSVGSASWSAIATFTPFLLIGVLIAIFTAPALNALALGDEVATGQGVRTGTLRLVSALAGVLLCGAATALAGPIGFVGLLSTHVIRLILGPDLRFVIPMSAISGAIILTIADICGRLLGSPGELEVGVVTAFIGAPILIILAMKSKVRSL